From the Bacteriovorax sp. Seq25_V genome, the window TTAGCAAGAATTTCCACCAACTCTTTTCCCATGGAAATATTATTTACTAAATCTTGTGATTGGAAATAATAATAACGCCCAACAGTAAAAGTTGTAAGCTTTGTGCAGTTAACATATTTTGGAACTTTTAAAAGAATATACTCTGAAGATCTTCCAAGAACGATACCCTCACAACGGGCCTGCTTTTGGTGTTGAGTCCAAAATTCGACCTTATCAAGTTTATTTAGGTATTTTACGTTATCAAAATTTACTTTGAATTTAACAAGTCTTGCTTCTTCTGAATACGATGAGACTCGGCCAGTAAAATGACCAAGATCTTCGGGACTCGACATTTTTGTCCAGGCCTGAAGGTTGACTAAAAGAATCAGAAAAAACGTAGCTATTCTCATTAACTAAATTTTAATACGGATTCGAAAAATTTGCATTGCAGAAAAAACTACTCTTTTGGCTTTTGAACAATGATACTTGCCGTGAATTCACTACGGTGAAGTGGTTGTTCGTATTTTAGAATGTTAAATTTTGGAAAGAGAGTTAGAAGCTCGTCATTCTTTAAAAGATAACTATCCTTTTCCTTCATTCCATTCATTTCTTTCTCTTTCAGAGTATAACCTTCAAAAACAAGAACTCCACCGGGCTTGAGCCAGTCCATCAATTTTTTCACGATCTCTCTATCAACATAGTAGAAACAAATGATGGCATCAATTGAACCATTAGGAACATCGTAGTCATTTACACTCTTATGAACTGTATCTATACGAACACCAAATTCGCGGGCAAGCATTCGGGCTTTTTTAATGGCCACATTACTAATATCGATTCCTGTTACCTTATAACCTTTTGTTGCTAGGAAAACTGCATTTCGCCCTTCTCCCATTCCGATATCGAGAACTCTTGATCCATTTGGAATAAAGTCATAATTCTTTGCGAGAAATTTTGCAGGAGCCTTTCCATAGACATAATTATTTTGAGCGAATTTCTTATCCCAAAAACCTTTTGTTTCTCCTGTTCGTCTTGCACCTGTTAAAAGTTCAAAACGGCTTCCTGAAATATTTTCGCGGGCAAAGGAGCTAGAAATTAAAAGTAAGCATATAAAAAATTTATTAAACATCGTCTTCGTCTTCGTGTTCTTGTAAAGTCAGGTTATCGTCAAACTGACTTTCTTCGATTTCAATATTTTCAGCTAGAGGAACTACAATGCTCTCCTCTTCATCTTCATCACCCATCTCTGCATTGAGATACAAAGAAAGCATTTCGTACTTTGTTTCGATGTCACGTACTTGAAGTGAAACATTATCTCTCATTGTTGCGGGCATGTCTTCACTGTGATTGAGGTACCACTTGAGTTTTTCAACTTTCGTATAGAAATTATCTAAGGCGATTAGAACTTCTTCAGAGAGAAGTCTTAGTTGCTCGATTGTAATTGTATCATAGAGGCATTTGAAAATATCTTTGAAGTGTTCTCTTGATCTTTTAAGAGAAAGAATTGTTAGATATTCTTTTTCTCTATGTTTAATTCTTTCAAATAATCTTTTTGAATCATTTCTAAGAATGACAAGCATTCTCAATGAATCATCTGATATCCCTCTCATCCCACTCTCTCTTTTAGACCGAAGGTAACTTCGCTCTTCTTCCCCCTGGCCATCTTTTTGAACCAGAAGTTAAATCTAGATAAATTTTGCGTCCGACAAGATCAACTGTTTGAAACATTGTCATTGGTAATCGCTCTTGGAAAACTCTCCCCTCTTTTAAAAGTTTAACTTCTTGAATAACTTCAAAAGAGCTCAACTCAAAGAGAGTAACTTTTCCAGTTCTCATCATATAATTTAAATATCTTTTTAGTAGTGATTTGTATTCTTTTAAAGAAGTAATATCTCTTACGATCGCAAGAACATATTGAGGTGAAGTAAAGCTCATCGTTTTAAAGTCTTCAACACTAATTGGAACTAATGTCATTCCGTATTGGCTGTAGACACGTGAGAGAGTTAGAAATTTTTCATCTAACTTTTTTTCAAACTGTAAATATAGAACGTATACACTTCCTTTCATACCATTCATATCGGTATAAAGGAGAGCTAGGTTTTGAATATTAAGGGATTATGATTTAAATGGAAAAATGTGCCTAAAATAAAAAAAGAGACCGAGGACTTTAGTTTGTTTTGCATTCCAAGTTTGTAAAAGTCCTCGATCTCAATTCAATTCCTCAGGGTAAGTTAAGGGAGAGAGGGATGTCACCCCGAAGAATTTATTTATTAACTTCCTTGTATCTTCTAGGCCATCCGTGGCCAATAAAACTTTAGTGATTTAGTAAGGTGGAGAGAAAGGGAGCTTGAAGCACTGGCTTCAGACGCTGTTTCTTGAAATTTACAAGAAAGGTTAGAGGTAGGTTTAGTGAACGTTGAACAACGTGAACAAAGTGAAGTAGTAAACCCTACATTTTCTTGAACCTTCATGCTTCAAGCTCCTTTTGCCATCCATGACAATTGAACAATCTTCCTGCGTTCTTTGAGAAATCATCCTAACTTCTCGTCCGGGACTTCCGTGTCCCTTCTTGTAAATATACATTGCAGGTGACGTGCCAACTTTTGGATGCACGAGAACAGCTAGTTAGAGGCCTCGGTGTCAAAAAGCCATGAGGTGGTCCTACGAAAATTCAATGGTCCTACAGAATTCTAATGAGTTACCAAAAAATCACCAGTGTCAAAAATGGATGGTCGTTTCAACTTTTTGACTCCATGGCCATTTTGTTTAAACGCCGTCTGGCACGTATTTCCGACTAACACAAATGCTTATTTACCTGTTTAATAGTGATAGGAATTGTAATGAAAATTCCATGGAGGTTAACAATGAAAAATTATATGATTGCCATCCTTTCGGCACTTATCACACTACCCACACTAGCAGCAGCACCTGCTTTACAAGACATTAAAGAAGATGACTTTAATAAGATAACAAAAGAATTCGCAGCAAACTTTGTACATACTACAGTAACGCCACCAAACTCTTTAGGTGCTTTGTTTGGATTTGAAGTGGGAGTTATTGGCGGGGTTACTCGTGCAAAGAATATTGAAACAA encodes:
- a CDS encoding bifunctional 2-polyprenyl-6-hydroxyphenol methylase/3-demethylubiquinol 3-O-methyltransferase UbiG encodes the protein MFNKFFICLLLISSSFARENISGSRFELLTGARRTGETKGFWDKKFAQNNYVYGKAPAKFLAKNYDFIPNGSRVLDIGMGEGRNAVFLATKGYKVTGIDISNVAIKKARMLAREFGVRIDTVHKSVNDYDVPNGSIDAIICFYYVDREIVKKLMDWLKPGGVLVFEGYTLKEKEMNGMKEKDSYLLKNDELLTLFPKFNILKYEQPLHRSEFTASIIVQKPKE